In one Trichocoleus sp. genomic region, the following are encoded:
- a CDS encoding amylo-alpha-1,6-glucosidase, whose amino-acid sequence MPDIVELDGRKFVPAEKLTIPEWACVASKRMQQTLTLKDDDLFLITDTLGNISGCLDDEASAGLGLFCRDTRFLSRLELQIEGLAPVFLSSTAQKGFALSVLCANPYVEGKLQAETVGIRRELVLNGALFEELTVTNYSRNAASFELSLSFDADFADLFQIRGFTRDGQGRLMRRVREVTEEAQDVAALQALALETGELTLAYEGLDQAIAESRIQFLHQMPDQFKGYTALWNLKLEPHETLRLGYRLQPWLSSQPASAVNPPVTMRQALAAESMEEQNWCDSATRIRSDNRAFNQVIERAEQDIYLLRQSFSKGKVLAAGIPWFSTLFGRDSIIAAMQTLVLDPKIAYDTLLTLAYYQGKVEDEWREEEPGKILHELRLGEMARCGEVPHTPYYGTVDATPLWLMLYAEYYAWTHDRDTLEQLWDNAVAAMDWIDRNCKETGYLSYYRKSHRGLRNQGWKDSEDCIVDRFGELAKGAIALSEVQGYVYAAKVKLSEIARMKNRLDLADRWLEDARVLQERFNRDFWVEDQGYCAIALDGDGKAVDGISSNPGHCLNLGILHQEKAHSVAERLRAPDMFNGWGIRTLSSLSPAYNPMGYHIGSVWPHDNALIALGLRSLGLVDQALEVAQGIVDMTLQQPYQRPPELFCGYERTPDSSPVRYPVACSPQAWASGAIFQFLQIMVNLVPDAPSNCLRIVDPALPESLHHLSVHNLRIGQTLLDLDFERSNGTTACRVTKKRGNLRVIIEA is encoded by the coding sequence ATGCCTGATATCGTTGAGTTAGACGGACGGAAGTTCGTTCCTGCAGAGAAACTGACGATTCCTGAGTGGGCTTGTGTTGCCAGCAAACGAATGCAGCAAACCCTGACGCTCAAAGATGACGATTTATTTTTGATTACGGATACGCTCGGTAATATTTCGGGTTGCCTGGATGATGAAGCCAGTGCTGGTCTCGGTTTATTCTGCCGCGATACGCGTTTCCTCAGTCGGCTGGAGCTACAAATCGAGGGGCTTGCTCCTGTATTTTTAAGCAGTACAGCCCAGAAAGGTTTTGCCTTGTCGGTGTTGTGTGCTAACCCTTATGTGGAAGGTAAACTTCAAGCTGAGACAGTTGGGATTCGGCGAGAACTCGTCTTGAATGGCGCGTTGTTTGAAGAGCTAACCGTCACCAACTACAGCCGTAATGCTGCCAGCTTTGAACTGAGCCTCAGCTTTGATGCAGATTTTGCTGATCTGTTCCAGATTCGAGGCTTTACGCGCGATGGGCAGGGGCGGCTGATGCGGCGAGTGCGAGAGGTCACTGAAGAAGCGCAAGATGTTGCTGCCCTTCAGGCATTGGCGCTGGAGACAGGCGAGCTGACCCTAGCCTATGAAGGACTGGATCAGGCGATCGCCGAATCTCGGATTCAGTTCTTACACCAAATGCCCGATCAGTTTAAAGGCTACACTGCCCTCTGGAACCTGAAACTCGAACCTCACGAAACCCTGAGATTGGGCTATCGGCTACAGCCTTGGCTCAGTAGTCAGCCTGCTTCTGCTGTGAATCCACCCGTAACCATGCGGCAAGCCCTCGCTGCCGAGTCTATGGAAGAACAGAACTGGTGTGATTCTGCGACTCGAATTCGATCGGACAATCGTGCTTTCAATCAGGTCATTGAGCGGGCAGAGCAAGACATCTATCTGCTGCGGCAGTCGTTTAGCAAAGGCAAAGTGCTGGCAGCCGGGATTCCCTGGTTCTCCACCCTTTTTGGACGGGACTCCATCATTGCTGCAATGCAAACCCTCGTCCTCGATCCCAAAATTGCTTACGATACGCTGCTGACGCTGGCGTACTATCAGGGCAAGGTTGAAGACGAATGGCGCGAAGAAGAACCCGGTAAAATTCTGCATGAACTGCGCCTGGGAGAGATGGCTCGCTGTGGTGAAGTGCCCCATACCCCCTATTACGGTACGGTGGATGCAACTCCACTGTGGCTGATGCTCTACGCTGAGTACTACGCCTGGACGCACGATCGAGACACGCTAGAGCAACTCTGGGACAATGCTGTTGCTGCAATGGACTGGATCGATCGCAACTGTAAGGAGACAGGCTACCTCAGCTACTACCGTAAATCCCACCGAGGACTCCGTAACCAGGGCTGGAAAGACTCTGAGGATTGCATTGTCGATCGCTTTGGAGAACTGGCAAAAGGGGCGATTGCGCTGAGTGAAGTGCAAGGTTATGTCTATGCTGCCAAGGTGAAGCTGAGTGAAATTGCTCGGATGAAAAATCGGTTAGACTTAGCCGATCGCTGGCTAGAAGACGCGAGAGTCTTGCAGGAACGGTTTAACCGTGATTTCTGGGTGGAAGACCAGGGATATTGTGCCATTGCGCTGGATGGAGACGGCAAAGCAGTAGATGGCATTTCTTCAAATCCGGGGCACTGTCTCAATCTGGGCATTCTCCATCAGGAAAAAGCTCACAGTGTGGCAGAACGGCTCCGCGCTCCCGATATGTTTAACGGTTGGGGCATCCGCACCCTAAGCAGCCTTTCACCTGCCTACAACCCCATGGGCTACCACATTGGTTCAGTATGGCCTCATGATAATGCACTGATTGCACTGGGACTGCGATCGCTCGGCTTGGTGGATCAGGCGCTCGAAGTAGCACAAGGGATCGTTGATATGACCCTGCAACAGCCTTATCAGCGTCCGCCAGAACTGTTCTGTGGGTATGAGCGCACTCCTGATAGCAGCCCGGTTCGTTACCCTGTTGCCTGCTCTCCTCAAGCCTGGGCATCTGGGGCAATCTTCCAATTCCTGCAAATTATGGTGAATCTGGTTCCAGACGCGCCCAGCAATTGCCTGAGAATTGTCGATCCGGCTCTCCCAGAATCACTCCATCATCTCTCAGTCCACAACCTGCGAATTGGGCAAACCCTCCTTGACCTCGATTTTGAGCGATCGAATGGCACTACAGCCTGTCGGGTCACGAAGAAGCGAGGGAATTTGCGGGTGATTATTGAAGCGTGA
- a CDS encoding glycosyltransferase family 4 protein: MRIAQVAPLWERVPPPAYGGTELVVSRLVDGLVRQGHDVTLFATADSNTLGNLVPGAPNALRIAGVTPNEYNIYDLMQLSRVIEQANQFDIVHFHVDASALPIANLLKVPCVHTVHGILTPLVEQLFVQNRHQNFISISNSQRRNDLSLNYVGTVYNGIDPDTYVFHEKPSDPPYLAFLGRMSPEKGPHLAIEIAKRSGWHLKMAGKVDRADVEFYKTQVEPLIDGEQIVYLGEANHQEKSVIMGGAVATLCPLTWREPFGLVMTESMVCGTPVIAIALGSAPELIVDGKTGFLCKDVDECVAALHRIGEIDRQACRDHVEQNFSSRNMIEGYEAIYRSLLDARFKSNGRLQSPAIVA, translated from the coding sequence ATGCGGATTGCTCAAGTTGCCCCGTTGTGGGAGCGGGTTCCCCCTCCTGCCTATGGCGGGACTGAGTTGGTTGTCAGCCGTCTTGTTGATGGACTGGTACGCCAGGGGCATGACGTAACGCTGTTTGCAACAGCAGATTCTAATACGCTAGGCAACTTAGTTCCGGGTGCGCCCAATGCGCTCAGGATTGCGGGTGTTACCCCCAATGAATACAACATTTATGACCTGATGCAGCTCAGTCGGGTGATTGAGCAAGCAAACCAATTTGACATTGTTCATTTTCATGTTGATGCTTCTGCCCTGCCGATCGCCAATCTTCTAAAAGTTCCTTGTGTGCATACGGTACATGGAATCCTGACTCCTCTGGTTGAACAGCTATTTGTGCAGAATCGTCACCAGAACTTTATCAGTATTTCTAACTCTCAACGGCGTAATGATCTGAGCTTGAACTACGTTGGTACGGTCTACAACGGTATCGATCCAGATACTTATGTATTCCACGAAAAGCCCAGTGATCCACCGTACCTCGCATTTTTAGGTCGGATGTCGCCTGAGAAGGGGCCACATCTGGCGATCGAAATTGCCAAGCGTAGTGGCTGGCACCTCAAAATGGCAGGTAAGGTCGATCGAGCCGATGTGGAGTTCTACAAAACCCAGGTCGAACCGTTGATTGATGGCGAACAAATCGTTTATCTGGGTGAAGCCAATCATCAGGAGAAGAGCGTGATTATGGGCGGTGCTGTCGCTACCCTCTGTCCCCTCACCTGGCGCGAACCTTTTGGTTTAGTAATGACTGAATCGATGGTCTGCGGCACTCCAGTGATTGCAATTGCACTGGGTTCGGCTCCCGAACTGATTGTGGATGGTAAGACGGGTTTCCTCTGCAAGGATGTGGATGAGTGCGTTGCTGCCCTCCATCGGATTGGCGAAATCGATCGGCAGGCTTGCCGCGATCACGTGGAGCAAAACTTTAGCTCTCGAAATATGATCGAAGGTTATGAAGCAATCTACCGCAGCTTGTTGGATGCGCGGTTCAAGAGCAATGGACGCTTGCAATCACCGGCGATCGTTGCATGA
- a CDS encoding trypsin-like peptidase domain-containing protein, translated as MILLWLLAGLVLPKLFKERHTASSSQSFPASTDRFADRTSQPVGLRADSDRTADFATAFQVVSALTQQAGSASVGETYGITQARYDAWRRTQGQPTQSIEQLQMNEVQAIYRASWDQGICGSYLKPLDVVCLDTMITFGAEDGKTFFAALSPDPKTAALDVIRRRADYRRRQTNPAFSYSPNRANRPAVVNPPGSEFALDRALPTINTDPYLRRWIITRDSSGSSPQVADRPTVRPTVRPIDQSPQPDRADTEPSQTARSPIDIIKDRIGGLFGNKPTQHKPALDSSGIYATAKPFTVEVWIRVASGYAPASGIILKPDGLILTNYHVIADDPTVSVSLADGRKFSGQVIASDPTIDLALVQLQGATNLPIAQLADSTKDVLIGNTVYAIGSPEGSHWKMTQAQVMETDSLCGSRALDRKCIRTPEGFLHPGNSGGPLLNSQGEVIGLNRAIQESTGQGVSIPVEIIQSFIRSRE; from the coding sequence ATGATTCTCCTATGGCTGCTGGCAGGTTTAGTGTTGCCCAAGCTGTTTAAGGAGAGGCATACTGCTTCATCCAGTCAATCTTTTCCTGCGTCAACAGACCGCTTTGCCGATCGCACCAGCCAGCCTGTTGGTCTTCGCGCAGATTCCGATCGCACCGCCGATTTTGCCACAGCATTTCAAGTTGTTTCTGCCTTAACTCAGCAAGCAGGCAGTGCCTCAGTTGGAGAAACCTACGGCATTACTCAGGCAAGGTATGACGCTTGGCGTCGAACTCAGGGACAGCCAACCCAGTCGATCGAGCAACTTCAGATGAATGAAGTTCAGGCAATTTACCGCGCAAGTTGGGATCAGGGAATCTGTGGCAGCTACCTGAAGCCGCTGGATGTCGTTTGCCTCGACACCATGATTACCTTTGGAGCAGAAGACGGAAAAACCTTTTTTGCTGCCCTGTCTCCCGATCCCAAAACGGCAGCTTTAGATGTCATTCGCCGCCGAGCCGACTATCGCCGTCGCCAAACGAATCCCGCTTTCAGCTACAGCCCCAATCGCGCTAATCGTCCAGCTGTTGTCAACCCTCCAGGTTCGGAGTTTGCCCTCGATCGCGCCCTGCCAACCATCAACACCGATCCTTATCTACGCCGCTGGATCATCACTCGCGATTCTTCAGGCAGTTCTCCCCAAGTTGCCGATCGCCCCACAGTTCGCCCCACAGTTCGCCCGATCGATCAATCTCCACAGCCCGATCGAGCAGATACAGAGCCTTCTCAGACTGCCCGTTCTCCGATCGACATCATTAAAGATCGAATCGGCGGATTGTTTGGGAATAAGCCGACTCAGCATAAACCTGCACTGGACTCTTCAGGCATCTACGCGACCGCAAAACCCTTTACAGTCGAGGTCTGGATTCGGGTTGCCAGTGGCTATGCTCCGGCGTCTGGCATTATCTTGAAACCCGACGGCTTGATCCTCACCAATTATCACGTGATTGCAGATGACCCAACCGTTTCGGTTTCTCTGGCAGATGGTCGGAAGTTCAGCGGACAGGTAATTGCCAGCGATCCCACGATCGACTTAGCTCTCGTCCAGCTTCAAGGCGCGACCAATTTGCCCATTGCCCAACTCGCAGACAGTACCAAGGATGTTTTGATCGGCAATACCGTTTATGCGATCGGCTCTCCAGAAGGCTCTCACTGGAAAATGACCCAGGCACAGGTGATGGAAACAGACAGCTTGTGCGGTAGCCGTGCCCTCGATCGAAAGTGCATTCGCACGCCTGAAGGTTTTCTGCATCCGGGCAACAGTGGTGGGCCCTTATTAAACAGCCAGGGTGAAGTAATCGGGCTGAATCGAGCCATTCAAGAAAGCACTGGGCAGGGCGTGAGCATCCCGGTCGAGATTATTCAGAGCTTCATTCGGAGCCGGGAATAG
- a CDS encoding DNA starvation/stationary phase protection protein: MNKTTAFPGQFTQDAIYNEEAIMTATVPSLQTTPSSVVTTLNREQANALVAYLNYKKYHWLTFGPLFRDLHLLFEEQGAEVFAMIDELAERSLMLDGVPVADPADYLPTATVQPSKGKLSVREMLEEAIATHELIITEMHQDAEVATSAGDIGTADLYTRLVQVHQKHRWFLKEILKKGDNLVS, encoded by the coding sequence TTGAACAAGACAACCGCCTTTCCTGGGCAGTTCACTCAAGACGCAATCTACAACGAAGAGGCAATTATGACAGCAACCGTTCCATCACTACAAACCACGCCATCAAGTGTCGTTACAACCCTGAACCGCGAACAAGCAAACGCTCTTGTTGCCTATCTGAACTACAAGAAATATCACTGGCTCACCTTTGGTCCTCTGTTCCGCGATCTCCATCTGCTCTTTGAAGAGCAAGGGGCTGAAGTTTTCGCCATGATTGATGAACTAGCAGAGCGAAGCCTGATGCTGGATGGCGTTCCTGTTGCTGACCCTGCAGACTATCTGCCCACTGCTACTGTTCAGCCTTCCAAAGGCAAACTGTCGGTACGCGAAATGCTGGAAGAAGCGATCGCTACTCACGAACTCATCATCACTGAAATGCATCAAGATGCAGAAGTAGCGACCAGTGCGGGTGATATTGGCACGGCTGACCTATACACGCGCCTTGTACAAGTCCACCAGAAGCACCGCTGGTTCCTCAAGGAGATCCTGAAAAAAGGCGATAACCTCGTCTCCTAA
- the pyrR gene encoding bifunctional pyr operon transcriptional regulator/uracil phosphoribosyltransferase PyrR, which translates to MPPEVVEILSPDELRRTLTRLASQVVERANDLSKIVLLGIYTRGVPLAELLARQIEMLEQKQVPVGALDITFYRDDLDRIDLRTPEKTEIPFDLSGKVVVLVDDVIFKGRTIRAALNAVHEYGRPEAIWLAVLVDRGHREVPIHPDFTGKKLPTAQEEQVKVYLQQMDGRDAVELIRRQG; encoded by the coding sequence ATGCCGCCAGAAGTCGTTGAAATTCTGTCACCGGATGAACTGCGCCGCACCCTCACCCGTCTTGCTTCGCAGGTGGTAGAACGAGCCAATGATCTCTCCAAAATTGTGTTGCTTGGCATTTATACAAGAGGCGTTCCTCTCGCTGAACTGCTGGCACGTCAAATTGAAATGCTTGAACAGAAACAAGTTCCAGTCGGCGCACTTGATATTACCTTTTACCGGGATGATCTCGATCGCATTGATCTACGCACTCCAGAGAAAACCGAAATTCCGTTTGACCTATCAGGAAAGGTTGTGGTGCTGGTGGATGATGTGATCTTCAAAGGGCGTACCATTCGCGCAGCGCTGAATGCAGTGCATGAGTATGGCAGACCGGAGGCAATTTGGTTGGCGGTTCTGGTCGATCGCGGACACCGAGAAGTACCGATTCATCCTGACTTTACAGGCAAAAAGCTCCCTACGGCTCAGGAAGAACAGGTGAAGGTGTATTTACAGCAGATGGATGGACGAGATGCGGTGGAGTTGATCCGGCGACAAGGGTGA
- a CDS encoding HAD-IC family P-type ATPase, with product MSNLTNDSSAFHPIGLTQQEVLIRQAAGQGNNVSLKTSRSYSEILRENLFTVINAVFFTISLMMFLLHRVGDGILVVVVIFGGVLVNIYQEIWAKQQLDRIALLNRPRATVIRDGQEQEIDPSQIVLGDVLVVRPGDQIVVDGQVVGSGRMEVDESLLTGESDLVPKQAEDPVYSGSFCVTGTTCYEAQKVGSDTLAYRLMAEARAFRRRLTPLQVEINVVIRVFMLIACFLWTLVGISFLSSNYSFNEIIQRFAVIAGLVPAGLLLAITLAYGLGAVRMLGQDVLIQQGNAVESLSNVDTLCLDKTGTLTTNQIQLQEIYPIALDKPDLIDRLSLYAASISAGNRTSEAIAQACPGEMRQPKVEIPFSSARKWSALAFDAGEQRGIYVLGAPEVLAASVSLTAEMVDFIQAGTLQGLRVVLFAYHPDPSLLQADSDSPQLPPNLTALGILSFSDQLRPEAYETLAGFAKAGIEVKIISGDNPQTVAALATQAGLSEIRVISGAQLAEMDDAQLTQAVRTCTVFGRITPDQKALLVKKLCDLGRYVAMIGDGVNDVLSLKQANLAIAMESGSKAARGVADIVLLKDSFGALPRAFLEGQCIRNGIHDVLKLFLVRTFCVTLLIFASAIVTDSFPLQNKQSAIVALIGVGFPTMFLPIWARPGILPRRSMVRSMLHFVIPATLTLTLVSLLVYLFYLVVAVLDLPPGSDLTQVNHAIPRSALVTILVMGELLLIPFLKPPASAWVGGEPLNRDWRYSIVALVLLIIYFVIVAIPPLSRFFELYSLGAVNYLFIGLIAIEWCFILRSIWRSRFFDRFLGIDLS from the coding sequence ATGAGTAACCTGACCAACGATAGTTCCGCTTTCCACCCGATCGGCTTGACCCAGCAAGAAGTCCTCATCCGACAAGCAGCAGGGCAGGGCAACAACGTCAGCTTGAAGACAAGCCGTTCTTATAGCGAAATCCTGCGCGAAAATCTGTTTACCGTCATCAACGCCGTTTTCTTTACCATTAGCCTGATGATGTTTTTGCTGCATCGGGTGGGTGACGGCATCCTGGTGGTTGTGGTCATCTTTGGCGGCGTGTTGGTCAATATCTATCAGGAGATTTGGGCGAAGCAACAGCTCGATCGGATTGCGCTGCTCAACCGTCCGAGGGCAACGGTGATTCGAGACGGGCAGGAACAGGAGATTGATCCTAGCCAGATTGTGTTGGGCGATGTTTTGGTCGTGCGTCCGGGCGATCAAATTGTGGTTGATGGGCAAGTTGTTGGCTCTGGGCGGATGGAGGTGGATGAGTCGCTCCTCACTGGAGAATCTGACCTGGTTCCCAAACAAGCTGAAGACCCGGTTTATTCAGGAAGCTTTTGCGTCACCGGAACGACCTGCTACGAAGCGCAAAAAGTAGGCAGCGATACGCTGGCTTATCGGCTTATGGCAGAAGCTCGCGCCTTCCGCAGACGGTTAACCCCACTTCAGGTGGAAATTAACGTCGTGATTCGGGTGTTTATGCTGATCGCTTGCTTCCTCTGGACATTAGTTGGGATTAGCTTTCTCAGCAGTAATTATTCATTTAATGAAATTATTCAGCGGTTTGCAGTGATCGCTGGACTGGTTCCGGCAGGGCTATTGCTGGCAATTACGCTGGCTTACGGGCTGGGCGCAGTGCGAATGCTCGGGCAGGATGTGCTGATTCAGCAGGGTAATGCCGTGGAGTCATTGAGCAATGTTGATACGCTTTGCCTCGATAAAACTGGAACCCTGACAACGAACCAGATTCAGCTGCAAGAAATCTACCCGATCGCGCTAGATAAGCCCGACTTGATCGATCGATTGAGTCTGTATGCTGCCAGTATCAGTGCCGGAAACCGCACCAGTGAAGCGATCGCTCAGGCTTGCCCTGGAGAAATGCGTCAACCCAAAGTCGAAATTCCTTTTTCTTCTGCCCGCAAATGGAGTGCGCTGGCGTTTGATGCAGGAGAACAGCGAGGCATCTATGTCTTAGGTGCGCCAGAAGTTCTGGCAGCTTCAGTTTCGCTGACTGCTGAAATGGTGGACTTTATTCAGGCGGGAACGCTACAGGGGCTGCGAGTTGTTTTATTTGCTTATCATCCTGATCCCAGCTTGCTGCAAGCCGACAGCGACTCGCCCCAGTTGCCGCCTAATCTAACAGCGTTAGGGATTTTGAGCTTTAGTGACCAACTGCGCCCAGAAGCCTACGAAACCCTGGCAGGATTCGCTAAAGCCGGGATCGAGGTCAAAATTATCTCTGGCGACAATCCTCAAACGGTCGCTGCTCTAGCAACTCAGGCAGGCTTGAGCGAAATTCGCGTTATTTCGGGTGCTCAACTGGCAGAAATGGACGATGCCCAACTAACTCAGGCAGTCCGAACTTGTACGGTGTTTGGACGCATCACCCCAGACCAAAAAGCCCTGCTGGTGAAAAAGCTGTGCGATTTGGGGCGGTATGTTGCCATGATTGGCGATGGCGTGAACGATGTGCTGTCTCTGAAACAGGCAAATTTGGCGATCGCGATGGAAAGTGGCAGTAAAGCGGCTCGTGGCGTCGCAGATATTGTGCTGCTTAAGGACTCATTTGGAGCACTGCCGCGTGCTTTTCTGGAGGGGCAATGTATCCGCAATGGCATTCACGATGTGCTGAAGCTGTTTCTGGTGCGAACTTTCTGCGTGACGCTGCTGATCTTTGCTTCTGCGATCGTCACAGATAGCTTCCCGCTACAAAACAAACAAAGTGCGATCGTTGCCTTGATTGGCGTTGGCTTCCCAACAATGTTTCTACCCATCTGGGCAAGACCAGGAATCTTACCGCGCCGCAGTATGGTGCGATCGATGCTGCATTTTGTGATTCCGGCAACCCTTACCCTCACGCTGGTATCGCTGCTCGTCTATTTGTTCTATCTGGTCGTTGCAGTGCTTGATCTACCCCCCGGATCAGACCTGACTCAGGTGAACCATGCCATTCCGCGCAGTGCCCTGGTCACAATTTTAGTCATGGGCGAACTTCTGCTGATTCCCTTCCTCAAACCGCCTGCTTCTGCCTGGGTTGGCGGCGAACCCCTCAACCGAGACTGGCGATATTCGATCGTCGCTTTGGTGCTGCTGATCATCTATTTTGTGATTGTGGCAATTCCGCCCCTCAGCCGCTTTTTCGAGCTATATTCACTCGGCGCAGTCAACTATCTATTTATTGGGTTAATTGCGATCGAATGGTGTTTTATTTTGCGATCGATCTGGCGCAGCCGCTTCTTCGATCGGTTCCTGGGGATTGATTTGAGTTGA
- a CDS encoding transglutaminase family protein gives MRLEAGCQISFEADAPTPLILMLRPRSGDGQWVVREEYLLEPTAPVAEYTDVYGNLCQRLVTPQGAFQVRTSAVVETAEAIDLEPGTPFTPVQDLPETVLQYLLPSRYCQADLLSDLAWEIVGDAVPGYDQVEAIRQWIQTQIKYEYGTSNASTSAIDTAQQRVGVCRDFTHLGIALCRSLNIPARMVVGYLYQLDPMDLHAWFEAYVGDRWYTFDATQKQPLGNRISIAYGRDAADVALATQFGPLELINMQVWVNAATESSPPES, from the coding sequence ATGCGACTAGAAGCTGGATGCCAAATTTCCTTTGAAGCCGATGCCCCCACACCGCTAATTTTGATGCTGCGTCCCCGCAGTGGAGATGGACAGTGGGTGGTGCGGGAAGAATATTTGCTAGAGCCAACAGCGCCAGTCGCGGAATACACCGATGTCTATGGCAACTTATGTCAGCGGCTCGTCACTCCTCAAGGCGCATTTCAGGTGCGAACCAGTGCAGTTGTTGAAACGGCTGAAGCGATCGATCTGGAACCCGGTACACCTTTCACCCCCGTTCAAGATCTGCCGGAAACCGTCTTGCAATATCTGCTGCCAAGCCGCTACTGTCAGGCGGATTTGTTGAGCGATCTGGCATGGGAAATTGTCGGTGATGCGGTTCCTGGCTATGACCAGGTAGAAGCGATTCGGCAGTGGATTCAGACTCAGATCAAATACGAATATGGCACAAGCAACGCTTCCACATCTGCGATCGATACAGCCCAGCAGCGTGTCGGAGTCTGTCGAGATTTCACTCACTTAGGCATTGCCCTTTGCCGCAGCCTCAATATTCCGGCTCGTATGGTCGTCGGCTATCTATACCAGCTTGACCCAATGGATCTTCATGCTTGGTTTGAAGCATATGTGGGCGATCGGTGGTACACCTTTGATGCGACTCAAAAACAGCCATTGGGCAACCGGATCTCGATCGCCTATGGACGAGACGCAGCAGATGTCGCGCTGGCAACGCAGTTTGGTCCTCTCGAACTGATCAATATGCAGGTCTGGGTCAATGCTGCTACAGAGTCCAGCCCGCCCGAGTCATAA
- a CDS encoding SPOR domain-containing protein encodes MRRSSSSPVDSSSSIALHPVLQAAVENLDVQLEEELTRYRRQRRLQPAFLKQTRQTRQESSRTAKAVGNSLQLPQMPQPQSATPSVATPPIAADLPAPVEQAPRMRRTANQDLGDRPVSERLEAPGLTIAAATAATASDAHSGITAYARQTDLSAFEPSTALQRLAQPEDVEDPDSYLESSEELLRSIAEEDPDLRADPQPDRLLDTLLTPLGIGSMLLLLLSSATLGYVVMNPSSLGFLSAQRQESGATPTNSVGQASPDSVASKPPTPDLAADEFKDLNLTTLSTIPKQPGLAATAPTKPQSETAKPKATSQTANTAASNQARSSAAPENSATMPSVTVPAQPAVSAPAPAPVAYVPPAPAPYIPPASPPVAPASVAPAQPENEDPPRRSEAPAPEVAAAPASRPASQNYLYVVTPYSGDSSLRQARGAVPDAYVRNFSDGARVQVGAFRNEDEAQKLVQDLQQQGIEAEIQSNR; translated from the coding sequence ATGCGCCGTTCTTCCTCTTCACCTGTAGATTCTTCTTCCTCGATCGCCTTGCATCCCGTTTTGCAAGCGGCAGTGGAAAATTTAGATGTGCAGCTAGAAGAAGAATTAACCCGCTATCGGCGGCAGCGTCGCTTACAGCCCGCCTTTTTGAAGCAGACTCGCCAAACTCGTCAAGAGTCATCGAGGACAGCAAAAGCCGTTGGGAACTCGCTGCAATTGCCCCAAATGCCTCAGCCTCAGTCTGCTACTCCTAGTGTAGCGACCCCGCCGATCGCTGCTGACCTCCCTGCCCCGGTTGAGCAAGCACCGCGAATGCGCCGAACAGCGAATCAGGATCTGGGCGATCGTCCTGTTTCTGAACGCTTAGAAGCTCCTGGATTAACGATTGCAGCCGCTACTGCTGCGACGGCATCTGATGCCCATTCAGGCATTACTGCTTATGCCAGACAAACCGATCTCTCTGCCTTTGAACCCAGTACTGCACTACAAAGACTGGCACAGCCAGAAGACGTTGAAGACCCAGATAGCTATCTAGAATCGAGCGAAGAACTGCTGCGGAGCATTGCCGAAGAAGACCCTGACCTCCGCGCCGACCCCCAACCCGATCGCCTGCTCGATACATTGCTCACGCCGCTAGGGATTGGCTCTATGCTGCTGCTGCTGCTCTCTAGCGCAACGCTGGGCTATGTAGTGATGAATCCTTCCAGTCTCGGTTTTTTATCGGCTCAACGCCAGGAAAGCGGGGCAACTCCCACAAACTCAGTGGGGCAAGCTTCTCCTGACTCCGTAGCCTCAAAGCCACCGACTCCTGACCTCGCTGCTGATGAGTTTAAAGATCTCAACTTAACGACCTTAAGCACCATTCCTAAGCAGCCTGGTCTTGCCGCCACCGCACCAACAAAGCCTCAGTCTGAAACAGCAAAGCCGAAAGCGACATCTCAAACTGCAAATACTGCTGCCTCCAATCAGGCGCGATCGAGTGCAGCCCCAGAAAATTCTGCAACAATGCCTTCGGTAACTGTCCCTGCTCAACCTGCTGTTTCTGCTCCTGCCCCTGCTCCTGTGGCTTATGTTCCACCTGCTCCTGCGCCTTATATTCCCCCAGCTTCCCCCCCTGTAGCACCTGCCTCGGTTGCCCCAGCTCAGCCTGAAAATGAAGATCCGCCCCGTCGTTCAGAGGCTCCTGCGCCAGAAGTTGCTGCGGCTCCAGCGTCGCGTCCGGCATCGCAAAACTATCTGTATGTTGTGACGCCTTATAGCGGAGACTCTAGCCTGCGGCAAGCGCGAGGGGCGGTTCCAGATGCTTATGTACGAAACTTCTCAGATGGTGCCAGAGTGCAAGTGGGTGCATTCCGCAATGAAGATGAAGCGCAAAAACTCGTGCAAGATTTGCAGCAGCAGGGTATTGAAGCAGAGATTCAGTCAAACCGCTAA